In Buchananella sp. 14KM1171, the genomic stretch CGGCCAGGCGGGTTGGGCTGTTGGCGGGGCGGTTGCGGGCAGCGCGGACCCCGGCCCGAACAAAGCGAGCTGGTCCTCGGCCCCGGCGGGGGCGGTGCTCACTAGCGCTTGCCGCCCCAGTTGAAGGGCCAGCGCGCTCCCCCACCGCCACCGGTGAGCTCCTGCATGATCTGCTTGCAGGTGGGGCAGACCGGGTAGTTCTTGGGGTCGCGACCGGGCACCCACACCTTGCCGCACAGGGCGACTACGGGGGCGCCGCTGATCGCGGAGGCGGCCACCTTGTCCTTGCGGACGTAGTGGGCAAAGCGGTCGCCGTCGCCGTCTGAGGACTCCGGCTGGGTGGCCGTCTCCTCGCGCTCGAGCACGCCTACAGAGGTCTCGCCCTCGGTCTCGGTTGCTAGCACAGGAGTTCGCATGCCCACCAGTCTATGCCGCGCTGGAAGCGGCGGCGCGGCGGGCGGGCGTGAGATTCTTCCCGCGCCGGGAACGGGTGTGCCCCCGCTGGGGAGATTCCCTAGCGGGGGCACAACACCGGCCTGCTTAGTCCCCGCGCGCTGGGGGACGGCGCTAAGCGGCCTGGATCAGACCAGCCCGGAGGCCTTGGCGACCTCGCGGTAGTAGTCGGCCAGCTCCAGCTTGGAGCCGGCGGCCTCGTCCACGATGACCAGGGCGTCGGGGTGGTGCTGCATGATCGTGGCCGGCCACTTGGCGCTCACGCCGCCCTCGACCAGCTGACGGATCGCCTCCGCCTTGCCGGCACCCTGGGCGACCAGCACGAGCTTCTTGGCGCTCATGATGGTGGCCAGGCCTTGGGTGAGGCAGTGGGTGGGCACCTTGTCCAGGTCGCCGTCGAAGAAGCGGGCGTTGTCCTGGCGGGTCTGGGCGGTCAGCACACCCAGGTGGGTGCGGGAGGCCAGGGAGCCGCCGGGCTCGTTGAAGGCGATGTGGCCGTCGGAGCCGATGCCCAGGATCTGCAGGTCCACGCCGCCGGCGGCCGCGATCTTGGCCTCGTAGTCTGCGCAGGCCGCCTCCAGGTCCTCGGCGTTGCCGTCCGGGCCGTGCACGGCCTCCGGGCGCAGGTCCACCTTGGAGGCGATCTCGTTGTGGATCACGTTGCGGTAGCGCTCCGGGTGGTCCGGGTCGATTCCCACGTACTCGTCCAGCATGAACGCGGTGGCCTGGGCGAAGGAGATCTGGCCGGCCTGGTAGCGCTTGATCAGCTCCGCGTAGGTGGACAGCGGGCTAGAGCCCGTGGCCAGGCCGATCACTGCGTTGGGCTTGGCCTCCAGCAGCTTCTGGTACTGGTCGGCGGCCAGCGCACCGATCGTTGCATCGTCGGGAACAATTACGACGTCCATGGCGTACTCCTCCTTGCGGCCTCCGTGGCCGCCCCGGTCAACTTTAGGCCATTGCGGGCCCGATTCGGCCCGACCAGGGTCCCGCTCCTGTCCCCGGTCGGGCCTGCGCGGCGCCGCCTAGTGCTTGGGCCAGGAGCGCATCTTGGTCAGGAAGGCGACCTGGTTCTTGGCCAGGCCGGCGGTGCCGATGGCCGCGCCGGCCAGCGCCACCAGGATCCCGTAGACCACGGTCCCGGCGCCCAGCAGGCTCTGCCCCACCAGTGTGTCTGGGGTGAACAGGGAGGCGATCACGATGGGGATGGACAAGACGCCCATCAGGGCAAAGACCACCAGTTGCACCACCAGGGTCAGGCCGCCCGCGCCCATGCCGGCGTTGTTGAAGGGCGAGGCCCCGGGCGGCGGGACGGGGTAGATGAAGTGGCCGGCCACGCCGTATGCCATGCCCATCATGGCCAGCGAGATCCCGACGTTTCCGCCCACGAATGCGGCTCCGTCCACCCCGAGGCCCAGCCGCCACGCCCCCAGCAGGGAGATGACCAGGACCAGCGGCAGGTAGCCGATGACGGAGGCCAGGAAGCGGCCCCGGATCTCCGCGCGCGGGCTGACTCCCGCAGAGATGTGGCTCCAGTAGGCGGTGGAGTCGTAGGCGATGTCTGCATGCACGGACTGCAGCACGAACGCGATGAAGAAGGTCAGGAAGGTGGGCAACGAGCTGAAGGCGAGGCCCACTCCCCCGCCGTCCCCAAAGGACTTCGATCCGCTCTCGATGATCACGGGGGCGGCCGCGATCATGAGGGCGCTGAATCCGACCATCAGGACCGGCAGGGAGAGCCAGCGCGGGTCGCGGTACTTGTAGCGCAGGGAGCGTTCGGCGATGACG encodes the following:
- a CDS encoding DUF3039 domain-containing protein; the encoded protein is MRTPVLATETEGETSVGVLEREETATQPESSDGDGDRFAHYVRKDKVAASAISGAPVVALCGKVWVPGRDPKNYPVCPTCKQIMQELTGGGGGARWPFNWGGKR
- the nagB gene encoding glucosamine-6-phosphate deaminase, translated to MDVVIVPDDATIGALAADQYQKLLEAKPNAVIGLATGSSPLSTYAELIKRYQAGQISFAQATAFMLDEYVGIDPDHPERYRNVIHNEIASKVDLRPEAVHGPDGNAEDLEAACADYEAKIAAAGGVDLQILGIGSDGHIAFNEPGGSLASRTHLGVLTAQTRQDNARFFDGDLDKVPTHCLTQGLATIMSAKKLVLVAQGAGKAEAIRQLVEGGVSAKWPATIMQHHPDALVIVDEAAGSKLELADYYREVAKASGLV